In Acidicapsa ligni, a single window of DNA contains:
- a CDS encoding NAD-dependent formate dehydrogenase produces the protein MAKILCVLFDDPTTGYPPQYARKDIPKIEVYPGGQTVPTPKHIDFVPGELLGCVSGGLGLREYLEGLGHTFVVTSDKEGPDSVFEKELPDADIVISQPFWPAYLTAERIAKARKLKLAITAGIGSDHVDLDAAIKAGITVVEETFSNSISVAEHAVMMILSLVRNYIPSHEIAAKGGWNISDCVSRSYDIEGMHVGTVAAGRIGVAVLKRLKPFDVHLHYFDKHRLPESVEKELGLTFHPSVEELVAACDAISIHAPLYPGTKNLFDEKLLNSMKPGSYVVNCARGEICDRDAIVRALESGQLAGYAGDVWFPQPAPKDHPWRTMPHNGMTPHISGASLSGQARYAAGTREILECWFEDRPIRNEYLIVAGGALAGTGAKSYDVAAKK, from the coding sequence ATGGCGAAGATCCTATGCGTTCTTTTCGATGATCCCACCACTGGATATCCTCCGCAGTACGCGCGGAAAGATATCCCAAAGATTGAGGTCTATCCTGGCGGACAGACTGTTCCGACTCCTAAACATATAGACTTTGTTCCTGGCGAGCTGCTTGGTTGCGTCTCGGGCGGTCTTGGTCTCCGCGAATATCTTGAGGGTCTTGGTCATACCTTCGTTGTCACTTCAGACAAAGAAGGGCCGGACTCAGTCTTCGAGAAGGAGCTGCCCGATGCGGACATCGTCATCTCACAGCCCTTCTGGCCGGCCTATCTCACAGCCGAGCGGATTGCGAAAGCCAGGAAGCTAAAGCTTGCGATTACGGCAGGTATCGGATCGGACCACGTCGATCTCGATGCTGCTATCAAAGCGGGCATCACTGTTGTTGAAGAGACATTCTCCAACAGCATCTCCGTCGCGGAACACGCGGTTATGATGATCCTTTCCCTGGTCCGCAATTACATTCCATCGCATGAAATCGCGGCAAAGGGCGGATGGAATATCTCCGACTGCGTTTCGCGCTCTTACGATATCGAAGGAATGCATGTCGGAACAGTAGCGGCTGGAAGAATCGGAGTGGCCGTGCTGAAACGCCTCAAGCCCTTCGACGTTCACCTTCACTACTTCGACAAGCATCGTTTGCCGGAGAGCGTCGAGAAGGAACTGGGACTTACGTTTCACCCAAGCGTCGAGGAACTGGTTGCAGCCTGCGATGCCATCAGCATCCATGCCCCACTGTATCCCGGAACGAAAAATCTCTTCGATGAGAAGCTACTGAACAGCATGAAGCCTGGGTCCTATGTAGTCAATTGTGCCCGTGGTGAGATCTGTGATCGCGATGCAATCGTTCGCGCACTGGAGAGCGGACAACTCGCTGGTTACGCGGGCGATGTCTGGTTCCCGCAACCCGCGCCCAAGGATCATCCGTGGCGGACTATGCCTCACAACGGAATGACCCCGCACATCTCGGGAGCCTCACTCTCGGGACAGGCTCGTTATGCTGCAGGAACGCGGGAGATTCTCGAATGCTGGTTTGAAGACAGGCCCATACGCAATGAGTATCTGATTGTTGCTGGTGGTGCGCTCGCTGGCACAGGCGCGAAGTCCTATGATGTCGCCGCGAAGAAGTAG
- a CDS encoding alpha/beta fold hydrolase, protein MNMFETKDGTSIFYKDWGTGPVVTFSHGWPLSSDAWDAQMLFLGMQGYRVVAHDRRGHGRSGQTWGKDNMDQYADDLAELIEHLDLKEIAMVGHSTGGGEVARYIGRHGNARVKKAVLISAVPPIMLKSESNPGGLPMSVFDGIRAGVAGDRSQFYKDLSIPFYGYNKPDAKISEGVREAFWRLGMQSSIIGSYDCIKAFSETDQNEDLKKIEVPLLVIQGDADQIVPIDDSGRLTVKIVKNARLEVIPGAPHGLCTTHADVVNQHLLTFLKS, encoded by the coding sequence ATGAATATGTTCGAAACCAAAGATGGAACATCCATCTTCTATAAGGACTGGGGAACCGGCCCTGTCGTGACTTTCTCGCATGGTTGGCCGCTTAGCTCTGATGCCTGGGATGCTCAGATGCTGTTTCTCGGAATGCAGGGCTATCGCGTCGTCGCTCATGATCGCCGTGGTCATGGCCGCTCAGGCCAGACCTGGGGCAAAGACAACATGGACCAGTACGCCGATGATCTGGCCGAACTCATCGAACATCTCGACCTGAAAGAGATCGCCATGGTCGGCCACTCCACAGGTGGCGGCGAGGTCGCTCGTTATATCGGCAGGCACGGAAACGCACGCGTCAAGAAGGCTGTCCTGATCTCCGCGGTGCCTCCGATCATGTTGAAGAGCGAGAGCAATCCCGGCGGTCTGCCGATGTCCGTTTTCGACGGAATTCGTGCCGGTGTGGCTGGGGATCGTTCGCAGTTCTACAAGGATCTGAGCATCCCGTTCTACGGCTATAACAAGCCGGATGCGAAGATTTCCGAGGGCGTTCGCGAGGCATTCTGGCGCCTCGGAATGCAGTCCTCGATCATTGGATCGTACGATTGCATCAAGGCCTTTTCTGAGACCGATCAGAATGAAGATCTAAAGAAGATCGAAGTGCCTCTGCTCGTAATCCAGGGTGACGCGGATCAAATCGTGCCGATTGACGATTCCGGTCGGCTCACGGTGAAGATCGTCAAAAATGCAAGGCTGGAAGTCATACCGGGCGCTCCGCATGGCCTGTGCACAACCCATGCCGATGTCGTCAATCAACACCTGTTGACATTCCTCAAAAGCTAA